From the genome of Setaria viridis chromosome 1, Setaria_viridis_v4.0, whole genome shotgun sequence:
CCCAACTGACCCTCCGAGCCCTCCGAGCCCTCTCCCCCGAGTCCCTCCGACCCATCAAGTCGCGCTACCTGGCTGGCGCCTCCCGAGCCGCACCGCGTAGGAACAGTGCACACGGCCACGTCCCTCTCCACGCGCTAACCTATATAACCCGCCACCTTTCCCTCCAAATTCAAATCGAATGCTCCGACTCGTTCCTCCCCCCGCTCAGCACCGCATCCGCCGGGCACCCGCCATGGACGTCGGCGCGTTCAGCAGCGACTACTCCTCGGGGACgccgtcgccggtcgccgccggcggcggcggcggcgcggacggcgaTGACGCAGGCGGCGGCTCGTCCTCGTACATGACGgtgtcgtcggcgccgcccaAGCGGCGCGCCGGGCGGACCAAGTTCAAGGAGACGCGGCACCCGGTGTACAAGGGCGTCCGCCGGAGGAACCCCGGGAGGTGGGTCTGCGAGGTGCGGGAGCCGCACGGCAAGCAGCGGATATGGCTCGGGACCTTCGAGACCGCCGAGATGGCCGCACGCGCGCACGACGTCGCCGCGCTCACcctgcgcggccgcgccgcctgcctCAACTTCGCCGACTCGCCGCGCCTGCTCAGGGTCCCTCCGATGGGCGCCGGCCATGACGAGATACGgcgggcggccgccgtcgcggccgacCAGTTCCGGCCGCCTCCCGATCAGGGCAATGtggccgccgaggaggccgccgctgcACAGCCGGAGGCCTTGCCTAGCGCGACGCAGAACTTCGATGACCCGTACTGCATTATCGATGACAAGCTCGACTTTGGGATGCAGGGGTACCTCGACATGGCGCAAGGGATGCTCATTGACCCGCCACCCATGGCTGGTTCGTCCACCAGTGGCGCCGACGACGATGACAACGGTGAGGTTAAGCTCTGGAGCTACTGATCAATCGCGCGTGTTTGGAACTTCCCTGTACAGCCTATGGGAACCTAGTACTGGTTGCCATTTCCCTTCGGAACTCGACGGTAATGTTAATGTATCTTCCCTGCTCTCCTGATGAAGTGTGATCAGGAGCAGCAGAAGACTGGGGCTTCGATCTCAGTTTGGTAGACAGTTGTGGGCGTTTGTCACTAGATCATCACCCTTGTTGCTGCACAATGCATGAGATCAGTGATCTCGGGAGTGCTTAGAGCACTTGTGTAATAAGCAGCAAAAACATGTGGTTTGATATTATGGATTTGCAAATGGCCCGGTGTTATTTCTGCACATTGAGAATTTGACATCTTTCAGGGATCACAAATGAGAAATAATCCAGCTAGAACTCATAACCAACCACTTCATCACGAAGATCCGTTATATGCGTGATCTAAGTCAATGTAGTTCTTCAGACTTGAAATCTTTACTGCAGCACTCGATAACGATAGTACGATACTACAACGATGAATAATACTACCACTTGTTTTAGTACTGAAATTTCTACATTGCTGAAAGATTTTCAGAAAGGTAGATTTTATCCATAAATTTTTTAATGCAAAATTATTTAAAGTATGACGCTTCGATCTACCATAAtgcctttttatttttgttgggTTCGTTTTGTTCTTGGGGTTTGTTCAGAGCATCGATCTGTGCCTGATAAAACCATTATCTAACtagtttgtttttctttttgtttttttcggAAAGGCCAATGTCGCGCCTTTAGGTCTCGCATTTTAAACAAGAAAGAAATGCCTATTATTATAGAGTA
Proteins encoded in this window:
- the LOC117862483 gene encoding dehydration-responsive element-binding protein 1G, with amino-acid sequence MLRLVPPPAQHRIRRAPAMDVGAFSSDYSSGTPSPVAAGGGGGADGDDAGGGSSSYMTVSSAPPKRRAGRTKFKETRHPVYKGVRRRNPGRWVCEVREPHGKQRIWLGTFETAEMAARAHDVAALTLRGRAACLNFADSPRLLRVPPMGAGHDEIRRAAAVAADQFRPPPDQGNVAAEEAAAAQPEALPSATQNFDDPYCIIDDKLDFGMQGYLDMAQGMLIDPPPMAGSSTSGADDDDNGEVKLWSY